In Parerythrobacter aestuarii, the sequence TGCCGGTGGCGACACAGGCTGCCACCAACTCGTCGCCATAAAGCTGGTAAGGGCCGACCGTGGTCAGCACGACCTTCGTGCGGTTGCACATCGCAGTGAGGCTGTCGGGGTCCGAGGCATCGGCTACGACTAACGGAGTGGCTTTGGGAGCGCCGATCTCGTCGCGCACTTGTTCCAGCTTGTCGAGGCTGCGGCCAGCCATGGCCCATTTGGGTGCGTCGTTCCGGTCACCATAGTGGCGCACAAAATGTTCGGCGACGAGCCGCCCGGTGTAGCCGGTGGCACCATAGACGATGATATCGAATTCGCGGTTGTCCTTGCTCATGGCAGCTCTCCTTTGCGACCCTGCATGGGCCGAGTGCATCAAGGAGTCAAAGCCACGAAGGCAACGCCTGTTCCCGCATCAAAACCGATACTGGCGGCTAGCGAGGTCGTACATGATTTCCTCCGAGCCGCCGCCGATCGCCATCACCCGCACTTCGCGATAGATCCGCTCGACTCGCCCGCCGCGCATGAAGCTGGCGCCGCCCATGATCTGGCATGCCTCGCGGGCGCAATATTCCATCGTCTGGGTCGCCTGCACCTTGAGCAAGGCGAAGTCGCCGGGGAAGGCGCAGCCCTCTTTCACCGTCCACGCCGCATGGTCGATCATCGCTTGCGTCGCCTGGATCATCTGCAGCATTCGGGCGAGCTTGTGGCGGATCGCCTGTCGGGTCACCAGCGGGCGGCCGAAGGTCTCGCGTTCGCGCGCCCAGTCGAGCGCATCCTCGTAGCAAACCCGCGCATAGGCCGCCGCCTGTTGCGCCATGCCCAGCCGCTCGCCGTTGAAATTGCGCATGATCCCGCCGAAGCCCTGGTTCTCCGGCCCGATCAGATTGCTCACCGGCACTTCGACATTGTCGAAATGGATCGTCGCCGTGTCGGAGGCATGCCAGCCCATCTTCTGCAGCGCGGTGCGGGTGATGCCGGGGCGGTCCATCTCGACCAGCAGCAGCGAGACCCCGCCCATGCCTTCCCCGCCGGTGCGCACCGCCAGCGTGATGTAGTCGGCCCGCATGCCGCTGGTGATATAGGTCTTCTCGCCGGTGACGACATAGTGGTCGCCGCGCAGATCGGCGCGAGTCCTGAGATTGGCGACGTCGGAGCCGCCGCCCGGCTCGGTAATGCCGAGGCAGATGATTGTCTCGCCGCTCAGCACCTGCGGCGCAATCCGCTGCTGCATCTCCTCGCTGCCCATGGCGATGATCGGCGGCAGGCCGATGCCGTGGGTCAGCAGCGAGGCCGGGATGCCGCCGGCACCGGGGCGGCACATTTCCTCGGACTGGACCAGCGAATGGAAGATATCGAACCCGGCTTCCTCCAGCGTCCCGCTGCCGCCCAGCCGC encodes:
- a CDS encoding acyl-CoA dehydrogenase family protein — encoded protein: MTMETPLFDQWRARSPHYDDTHEAVCQSVRTFVTREIMPHVAKWEAAGELPRELHKKAAEAGVIGLGYPERLGGSGTLEEAGFDIFHSLVQSEEMCRPGAGGIPASLLTHGIGLPPIIAMGSEEMQQRIAPQVLSGETIICLGITEPGGGSDVANLRTRADLRGDHYVVTGEKTYITSGMRADYITLAVRTGGEGMGGVSLLLVEMDRPGITRTALQKMGWHASDTATIHFDNVEVPVSNLIGPENQGFGGIMRNFNGERLGMAQQAAAYARVCYEDALDWARERETFGRPLVTRQAIRHKLARMLQMIQATQAMIDHAAWTVKEGCAFPGDFALLKVQATQTMEYCAREACQIMGGASFMRGGRVERIYREVRVMAIGGGSEEIMYDLASRQYRF